In one Bradyrhizobium sp. 4 genomic region, the following are encoded:
- a CDS encoding IS3 family transposase (programmed frameshift), with protein sequence MTRRARRNHTPAFKAKVALAAVKGDRTIAQLAEHFDVHPNQITAWKAQLEGGASGVFGPGGAAPAVPAIDVKSLHAKIGELTLENGFFRRSAHQGGIAERKAMIDREHDLSITRQAEVLKISRSSVYYLPRPVPPDDLATMRQLDRLHLEFPFAGSRMLRGLLAAEGCKVGRRHVKTLMRRMGIEALYRRPRTTKPEPGHKIYPYLLRGVEITRPNQVWAMDITYIPMARGFVYLAVVLDWATRRVLSWRLSITMEAAFCVETLEDALARHGRPEIFNTDQGSQFTGSAFTGALATNGIAISMDGKGAWRDNVFVERLWRSVKYEEVYLRAYDSVSDARASIGRYLDFYNSRRPHSSLDGGTPDQAYFNPLPIRMAA encoded by the exons ATGACGAGACGCGCACGCCGGAACCACACACCGGCTTTCAAGGCGAAGGTGGCGCTGGCCGCTGTCAAGGGCGACCGAACGATAGCTCAACTGGCCGAGCACTTTGACGTTCACCCCAATCAGATTACGGCATGGAAAGCCCAGCTGGAGGGTGGAGCTTCCGGAGTTTTTGGACCTGGCGGCGCCGCGCCCGCCGTGCCTGCGATCGACGTGAAGTCGCTGCACGCCAAGATCGGAGAACTGACGCTGGAGAACG GATTTTTTAGAAGGAGCGCTCACCAAGGCGGGATTGCTGAGCGCAAAGCGATGATCGACCGTGAGCACGATCTGTCGATCACCAGGCAGGCGGAAGTTTTGAAGATCAGCCGTAGCAGCGTCTATTATCTGCCGCGCCCAGTGCCGCCCGACGATCTCGCGACAATGCGACAGCTTGATCGGCTACATCTGGAGTTTCCTTTCGCCGGTTCGCGAATGTTGCGAGGCCTGCTGGCTGCCGAGGGGTGCAAGGTCGGCCGCCGGCATGTCAAAACGCTCATGCGGCGGATGGGGATAGAGGCGCTGTACCGTCGTCCGCGCACCACCAAACCTGAGCCCGGGCACAAGATCTATCCGTATCTGCTGCGCGGCGTGGAGATCACGCGCCCGAACCAGGTCTGGGCAATGGATATCACCTACATCCCGATGGCGCGCGGCTTCGTGTATCTCGCTGTCGTGCTGGACTGGGCGACCCGCCGGGTTCTGTCGTGGCGGCTCTCGATCACGATGGAGGCGGCGTTCTGCGTCGAGACACTGGAGGACGCTTTGGCGCGTCACGGCAGGCCTGAAATCTTCAACACGGATCAGGGCTCGCAGTTCACCGGCTCGGCCTTCACCGGCGCGCTCGCCACCAACGGCATCGCCATCAGCATGGACGGTAAAGGAGCTTGGCGGGACAACGTGTTCGTCGAGCGACTGTGGCGCAGCGTCAAATACGAGGAGGTTTACTTGCGGGCCTACGACAGCGTGTCCGATGCCCGCGCCTCGATCGGCCGATACCTCGACTTTTACAATAGCCGACGTCCTCACTCGAGCCTTGACGGCGGCACACCGGATCAAGCCTACTTCAACCCGCTGCCAATCCGCATGGCGGCCTAA